Proteins from a single region of Chryseomicrobium sp. FSL W7-1435:
- a CDS encoding Tex family protein: MNIHEQIAKELQIKAYQVSQVIALLEDAKTVPFIARYRKEQTGSLDEVQIKAIEDRFAYMNQLADRKQEVLRVIEEQGKLTEDLRKKIEHATVLQRVEDYYRPYKQKKRTKATIAKELGLEPLALEILKWPHSTPEKLAAAFIQGEVESTEQALQGASDILAELISDDPEIRSILRVFYKKQSLIVTKLKKGAVDEKAVFEMYYDYQEAAAKIVPHRTLAINRGEKEDVLRVAVEVDVDRVLAVVSKNWTPAHAHPLLPFMQSVVADAWKRLLHPALERELRNDLTEVAEEQAIHIFAENLKSLLLQPPIKGKMVLGVDPAFRTGCKLAVIDESGKVLKIDAIYPHAPIRKLKEAEEKIAQLLKKFPISLIAIGNGTASRETEQFIVNCLQQTGSEAAYVIVNEAGASVYSASDTARQEFPELQVEQRSAVSIARRLQDPLSELVKIEPKAVGVGQYQHDVSQKKLAESLHFVVETAVNQVGVDVNTASTSLLQYVAGLSRVVAENVVAMRNDNGAFTSRAQLKKVPRLGAKTYEQAIGFLRVPEAKNPLDKTSIHPESYEAAEQISKRAGITVKQIGTKEAEEALSGVNYDDSIGIGKETFHDIVDALKRPLRDPREAYPQPLLKTDVLKLEDLKRGMELQGTVRNVVDFGAFVDIGVKQDGLVHISKLKKGYVKHPLEVVSLGDIVTVWIEDVAVEKGRVALSMVAPNQE; encoded by the coding sequence ATGAACATCCATGAACAAATTGCAAAAGAATTGCAGATCAAGGCTTACCAAGTGAGCCAAGTAATTGCTCTTTTAGAAGATGCTAAGACGGTTCCATTTATTGCACGGTACCGTAAAGAACAAACGGGATCATTAGACGAAGTTCAAATCAAAGCAATCGAAGATCGATTTGCCTATATGAATCAATTAGCTGATAGAAAACAAGAAGTCCTACGAGTGATTGAAGAACAAGGAAAGCTTACAGAAGATCTTAGAAAAAAGATTGAACATGCAACCGTTCTTCAACGAGTGGAAGATTATTACCGCCCTTATAAGCAGAAAAAGCGCACGAAAGCGACAATCGCTAAAGAGTTAGGGCTAGAACCACTGGCGTTAGAAATTTTAAAATGGCCACATTCAACTCCAGAAAAACTAGCGGCTGCTTTTATACAAGGTGAAGTAGAATCAACAGAGCAAGCTTTACAAGGTGCCTCTGACATTCTTGCCGAGCTGATTTCAGATGATCCTGAGATTAGGTCTATTTTACGAGTGTTCTATAAGAAACAATCGCTAATTGTAACCAAATTGAAAAAAGGCGCTGTTGATGAAAAAGCCGTCTTTGAAATGTATTATGACTACCAAGAAGCAGCTGCGAAAATCGTGCCTCACCGAACGTTAGCCATTAATCGTGGAGAGAAAGAGGATGTTTTGCGTGTAGCTGTTGAAGTTGACGTTGACCGAGTGCTAGCTGTCGTGTCGAAAAATTGGACACCAGCACACGCACATCCTCTTTTACCATTTATGCAATCGGTAGTAGCAGATGCATGGAAACGACTTTTGCATCCGGCGCTTGAGCGCGAACTGCGCAACGACCTGACAGAAGTAGCAGAAGAGCAGGCGATTCACATTTTTGCTGAGAACCTCAAGAGTTTGTTATTGCAGCCTCCTATTAAAGGCAAGATGGTTTTAGGTGTTGACCCGGCATTCCGAACAGGTTGTAAGCTTGCTGTCATTGATGAGTCGGGGAAGGTATTGAAAATTGATGCGATTTATCCGCACGCTCCTATTCGCAAATTGAAGGAAGCAGAAGAAAAGATAGCCCAGCTACTTAAAAAGTTTCCGATTTCTTTGATTGCTATCGGCAACGGGACGGCTTCTCGAGAAACGGAACAGTTTATCGTCAATTGCCTTCAACAGACAGGGAGTGAAGCGGCTTATGTCATTGTCAATGAAGCAGGCGCCTCGGTCTACTCTGCTTCAGATACGGCACGACAAGAGTTTCCGGAACTGCAAGTAGAACAGCGTAGCGCGGTCTCCATTGCACGTCGTTTGCAAGATCCACTTTCTGAGTTAGTGAAAATTGAGCCAAAAGCAGTTGGTGTTGGCCAGTACCAACATGACGTTTCTCAGAAAAAATTAGCGGAGTCATTGCATTTTGTTGTGGAAACAGCGGTCAACCAAGTAGGTGTAGATGTGAATACAGCTTCTACTTCTTTATTGCAATATGTAGCAGGGCTATCCCGTGTCGTCGCAGAAAATGTTGTGGCAATGCGCAATGATAACGGAGCCTTCACTTCACGTGCTCAACTGAAGAAGGTACCACGACTTGGAGCTAAGACCTATGAGCAGGCTATTGGCTTTTTACGCGTACCAGAGGCTAAGAATCCATTAGATAAGACATCAATTCACCCAGAGAGCTACGAAGCAGCAGAGCAAATTAGCAAACGGGCAGGAATCACGGTAAAACAAATTGGTACTAAAGAGGCTGAAGAAGCGTTAAGTGGTGTAAACTATGACGACTCGATTGGAATTGGAAAAGAAACGTTCCATGATATCGTTGATGCACTGAAACGTCCTTTGCGAGATCCACGAGAGGCATATCCACAACCTCTTTTGAAAACAGATGTATTAAAGTTAGAAGATTTGAAACGGGGCATGGAACTGCAAGGGACAGTTCGTAATGTCGTAGACTTTGGCGCATTTGTCGACATCGGAGTAAAACAGGATGGACTTGTTCATATCTCTAAGTTAAAAAAAGGATATGTAAAGCACCCTCTTGAAGTGGTCTCCCTCGGTGACATTGTCACAGTTTGGATAGAAGATGTAGCGGTAGAGAAGGGGCGCGTGGCGTTATCTATGGTAGCGCCTAATCAAGAATAA
- a CDS encoding PP2C family serine/threonine-protein phosphatase yields MKDIESNLVHVRVYNEAKDGNRLSGDTYYIAEHPTFFLCAIADGLGNGPVAKESADVIPEILKEYGEESIDRLLVRCNEEMIYKRGAAVALVKVDYTEQTLAYSCVGNVKFYMYQKKLDKMIYPLPVMGYLSGRKQTLRTQTYPIYPGDTFLMHSDGVDIRNPKELIKNARSTDDLYERVMMGMKFGDDATFIAGRIQLNEL; encoded by the coding sequence GTGAAGGACATTGAATCCAATTTAGTCCATGTCCGCGTTTATAACGAAGCGAAAGATGGGAATCGTCTCTCCGGAGATACGTATTATATCGCGGAACATCCAACGTTCTTCCTTTGTGCCATTGCGGATGGTCTTGGGAATGGGCCGGTGGCTAAAGAATCTGCTGATGTCATACCAGAAATTCTGAAAGAGTACGGGGAAGAGTCAATCGACCGCTTGCTTGTTCGTTGTAATGAAGAAATGATTTACAAACGTGGAGCAGCTGTTGCGCTCGTAAAAGTGGACTATACGGAACAGACACTTGCTTATAGCTGTGTGGGTAATGTGAAATTTTACATGTACCAAAAGAAGTTGGATAAAATGATTTATCCACTCCCAGTAATGGGGTATTTGTCTGGACGGAAGCAAACGCTTAGAACACAGACTTATCCTATCTATCCGGGAGATACCTTCTTGATGCACTCAGATGGCGTCGATATACGCAATCCCAAAGAGCTTATAAAAAATGCACGCTCAACAGATGATTTGTATGAACGAGTAATGATGGGGATGAAATTTGGGGATGACGCAACTTTCATTGCCGGAAGAATTCAATTGAATGAGTTGTGA
- the sigB gene encoding RNA polymerase sigma factor SigB: protein MSKTSHHNQASKEQVLEWLHDYQTTQSEESQTQLVMHYKRLVESIARKYSNGKSHHEDIAQVGMLGLLGAMKRYDESFGRSFEAFAVPTIIGEIKRFLRDKTWAVHVPRRIKELGPRIRSAAEELTTQLQRSPQVAEIAAYLEVDVEDVLEAMEMGKSYQALSMDHSLEADSEGSTITLFDVIGQEDGEYEKTDQRMLVANALKYLSDREKEVIQLTYIEQLSQKDAGERLGISQMHVSRIQRKAIKKLQDAILSAGGMDE, encoded by the coding sequence ATGTCGAAAACGTCTCATCATAATCAAGCTTCCAAAGAACAAGTTCTCGAGTGGTTACATGATTATCAGACAACACAGTCTGAAGAGTCACAAACCCAGCTTGTTATGCACTATAAGCGCCTCGTCGAATCGATTGCGAGAAAATATTCAAACGGAAAATCTCATCACGAAGATATCGCCCAGGTAGGTATGCTAGGCTTGTTAGGTGCTATGAAACGGTATGACGAAAGTTTCGGACGCAGCTTTGAAGCCTTTGCGGTACCTACCATTATTGGTGAGATTAAACGTTTTTTACGTGATAAAACTTGGGCAGTTCACGTTCCTCGTCGAATTAAAGAATTAGGTCCACGTATCCGATCAGCTGCTGAAGAATTAACTACTCAACTGCAACGCTCTCCTCAAGTCGCGGAAATTGCTGCGTACTTAGAAGTCGATGTAGAAGATGTTTTAGAAGCTATGGAGATGGGCAAGAGCTATCAAGCACTCTCAATGGACCATTCACTTGAAGCGGACTCTGAAGGTAGTACTATTACCTTGTTTGATGTCATTGGTCAAGAAGATGGCGAGTATGAAAAAACTGACCAGCGCATGCTAGTTGCCAATGCACTAAAATATTTATCGGATCGCGAAAAAGAAGTCATTCAACTTACATACATCGAGCAGTTAAGTCAAAAAGATGCCGGTGAGCGCCTGGGTATTTCGCAAATGCACGTTTCCCGTATCCAGCGTAAGGCAATTAAAAAACTGCAAGATGCCATTCTATCAGCCGGTGGAATGGACGAGTGA
- the rsbW gene encoding anti-sigma B factor RsbW, with product MKPFDYVEIRVPAKTQFVSVARLTISGLANRLGFSYDDIEDVKIAASEAITNAVQHAYSENEEGEVVIGCALYEEKMEIMVADHGKSFDFQATRAKLGPYSDTEEVSFMREGGLGLYLIETLMDEVKVHHQEGVTIFMTKNVGSEQVTGNVENVSS from the coding sequence ATGAAGCCATTTGATTACGTAGAAATACGTGTACCAGCTAAAACTCAATTTGTTAGTGTGGCTCGTCTGACAATTTCAGGCTTAGCCAACCGTCTTGGTTTTTCATACGATGATATTGAGGACGTTAAAATCGCTGCATCTGAAGCTATTACTAATGCAGTGCAACATGCCTACTCAGAAAATGAAGAAGGCGAAGTAGTAATTGGTTGTGCTCTATACGAAGAAAAAATGGAGATTATGGTAGCGGATCACGGTAAAAGTTTTGACTTTCAAGCGACTCGCGCAAAGCTCGGGCCTTACTCAGACACGGAGGAAGTATCTTTTATGCGTGAAGGAGGCCTAGGACTCTATCTGATTGAGACGCTCATGGATGAAGTGAAAGTTCATCACCAAGAAGGTGTCACGATCTTTATGACGAAAAACGTCGGATCTGAGCAGGTGACCGGTAATGTCGAAAACGTCTCATCATAA
- a CDS encoding STAS domain-containing protein codes for MNISVDLQREDNKVLGFIEGEIDAFTAPMLREKLAEITLEDSKEIVLDLSEVSYMDSTGLGVFVGFFKNVKSENAKLKLTGLSSRLKRLFDITGLGEIMDIESSTREVK; via the coding sequence ATGAATATTTCAGTAGACTTACAGCGTGAAGACAATAAAGTATTAGGATTTATTGAAGGAGAAATCGATGCTTTTACAGCGCCGATGTTACGGGAAAAACTAGCAGAAATCACTTTAGAAGATTCTAAAGAAATCGTCTTAGATCTTTCTGAAGTTTCTTATATGGATTCAACGGGATTAGGTGTATTCGTAGGATTTTTCAAAAATGTTAAGTCTGAAAATGCAAAACTTAAATTAACAGGACTCTCTTCACGACTCAAAAGATTGTTTGACATCACAGGTCTTGGGGAAATCATGGACATAGAATCATCAACAAGAGAGGTGAAGTGA
- a CDS encoding PP2C family protein-serine/threonine phosphatase, with protein MPQEVERQYKAILRNYLEQQNELNLYEGQTFSKQLIQKNISPEEMIGIHRAALEEVVADIPDTIDHSFDLLIEVMVRYGLALHEHQNLIQKQENFRIEMDLAANVQKTLLKTTVPYIEGLDIGMLSVPAREMNGDYVHFLSNPQAIGIGIADVIGKGIPAALCMSMIKNGMDSVNSANEDPSVVLDVINRIVERSVTDSMFVSMLYASYDTTSNTFTYASAGHEPALHYSLKEETFHELFVRGLLLGVLPQTTYQSHIVQLEIGDFVVMMTDGVTECRSQEGFIEIEKVMQIIEDVKNESAQEMVEYVYKELILLQDFELRDDFTLVIVKRAV; from the coding sequence ATGCCTCAAGAAGTAGAAAGGCAATACAAGGCGATTTTGCGCAACTATCTTGAACAACAAAATGAACTGAACCTTTATGAAGGTCAGACATTCAGTAAACAATTGATTCAAAAGAATATTTCGCCAGAAGAAATGATTGGTATACATAGAGCCGCTTTAGAAGAGGTTGTTGCTGACATTCCGGACACGATTGATCATTCGTTTGATTTGTTGATTGAAGTGATGGTTCGATATGGTCTTGCGCTTCATGAACATCAAAACTTAATACAAAAACAAGAGAACTTCCGCATAGAGATGGATTTAGCTGCAAATGTCCAAAAAACACTGCTTAAAACAACTGTTCCTTATATCGAAGGATTAGATATCGGCATGTTATCCGTTCCTGCTAGAGAGATGAATGGAGACTATGTGCACTTTTTATCTAATCCACAAGCGATTGGTATTGGCATTGCCGATGTCATCGGAAAAGGTATTCCTGCGGCGCTGTGCATGTCCATGATTAAAAATGGAATGGACAGTGTTAATTCAGCGAATGAAGATCCTTCCGTGGTATTAGATGTCATCAATCGAATTGTTGAACGTAGCGTCACAGACTCTATGTTTGTATCGATGTTATATGCAAGCTATGACACGACTTCCAATACGTTTACGTATGCTTCAGCGGGGCACGAGCCTGCTCTTCATTATTCTTTGAAAGAGGAGACCTTTCACGAATTATTCGTAAGGGGTCTCCTTCTAGGTGTGTTACCGCAGACGACTTATCAATCGCACATTGTTCAGTTGGAAATAGGAGATTTTGTTGTGATGATGACGGACGGGGTAACGGAGTGCCGTTCACAAGAAGGATTCATTGAGATAGAAAAGGTTATGCAAATTATTGAAGACGTAAAAAATGAGAGCGCTCAAGAAATGGTTGAGTACGTTTATAAAGAATTAATTCTGTTACAAGATTTTGAACTTCGTGATGATTTCACGCTCGTTATTGTAAAAAGAGCCGTGTAA
- a CDS encoding anti-sigma regulatory factor: MSIESSVDIITEWDIVAARQLGRNEAKEVGFGTVDQARITTAISELARNIYLYAGKGRITIERITDGAMKGIIITSADEGPGIPDLRKVMEDGYTTSGGLGAGMPGVKRLMDDFKVDTEVGVGTTITATKWLR; this comes from the coding sequence ATGAGCATTGAGTCTTCTGTAGATATCATTACGGAGTGGGATATCGTTGCAGCGAGACAGCTTGGACGTAACGAGGCAAAGGAAGTAGGTTTCGGAACTGTTGACCAGGCTCGGATCACGACTGCGATTAGTGAGTTAGCCCGTAATATTTACTTATATGCCGGTAAAGGCAGAATTACAATTGAACGCATCACAGACGGTGCAATGAAAGGTATCATTATTACTTCAGCCGACGAAGGACCAGGAATTCCTGATCTACGAAAGGTTATGGAGGATGGCTATACAACATCAGGTGGTTTAGGTGCTGGTATGCCAGGGGTTAAACGCTTAATGGATGACTTTAAAGTAGATACAGAGGTTGGAGTAGGTACGACGATTACAGCTACTAAGTGGCTGCGGTAA
- a CDS encoding STAS domain-containing protein — MRTRIPILKLRETLIVSIQWELDDQMALSFQEDLLDKLHTTAARGVVIDLTSIDFIDSFIAKVLGDVISMSGLMGAKVVITGIQPAVAITLIELGIRLEDVATALDLENGLEKLERELED, encoded by the coding sequence ATGAGAACTCGAATTCCGATATTAAAATTACGTGAGACTTTAATCGTTTCAATCCAATGGGAACTAGATGACCAAATGGCCTTATCTTTCCAAGAGGATTTACTAGATAAATTACACACAACGGCAGCTCGTGGTGTCGTTATCGACTTAACATCCATCGATTTTATCGATTCTTTCATTGCAAAAGTTTTAGGGGATGTTATCAGCATGTCTGGTTTAATGGGTGCAAAAGTTGTTATCACAGGGATTCAACCAGCTGTAGCGATTACTTTAATTGAGCTTGGAATCCGTTTAGAGGATGTTGCAACTGCCCTTGATTTAGAGAATGGATTGGAAAAACTTGAACGAGAATTGGAGGACTAA
- a CDS encoding STAS domain-containing protein, translating into MNVTLASYIRENLNPILETWKQYMEEEEDGKFFQIMSDEMIDSTAHEIGDLMIVSLTENNQDFSRKVEEFSVKIARHGWSISFVMKALTNFTEATYQHMEQSDFLNDNNATNYTRLMNNWLTPLNQSIVEAYSKTWERTVQLQKMALQELSASLIPVFEKISVMPLVGTIDTERAKLIMENLLQGVVKHRAEVVLLDITGVPVVDTMVAHHIIQAADAVRLVGAKCMLVGIRPEIAQTIVALGINLNDFTTTSTLQRGMEQALAITNREIVEVEV; encoded by the coding sequence ATGAATGTCACATTAGCAAGCTATATACGTGAGAATCTTAACCCGATTCTTGAAACGTGGAAGCAATACATGGAAGAAGAGGAAGACGGTAAGTTCTTTCAAATTATGTCAGATGAGATGATTGATTCTACAGCTCATGAAATTGGAGACTTGATGATCGTGAGTCTTACAGAAAATAACCAAGACTTCTCACGCAAAGTAGAAGAGTTTTCAGTGAAGATTGCCCGTCATGGTTGGTCAATCTCTTTTGTTATGAAAGCTTTAACAAATTTTACAGAAGCAACGTATCAACACATGGAACAATCCGACTTTTTAAATGACAATAATGCTACCAACTACACCCGATTGATGAACAATTGGTTAACACCACTCAACCAAAGCATTGTAGAAGCTTACTCCAAAACGTGGGAACGTACTGTACAGTTGCAAAAAATGGCTTTACAAGAACTATCAGCCTCATTGATTCCGGTCTTTGAAAAAATCTCTGTGATGCCACTAGTGGGTACAATAGATACAGAGCGTGCCAAACTAATTATGGAAAACTTATTGCAAGGTGTTGTGAAGCACCGTGCTGAAGTAGTGCTTCTTGATATTACAGGAGTTCCTGTAGTAGACACGATGGTAGCGCATCACATCATTCAAGCGGCAGACGCAGTCCGACTAGTCGGCGCCAAATGTATGCTAGTAGGTATTCGCCCAGAGATCGCCCAAACAATTGTGGCGCTCGGCATTAACTTGAATGATTTTACAACAACTAGCACATTGCAACGTGGTATGGAACAAGCATTAGCCATTACAAATCGAGAAATTGTTGAGGTGGAAGTATAA
- a CDS encoding type II toxin-antitoxin system PemK/MazF family toxin, translated as MIVKRGDIFYADLSPVIGSEQGGTRPVLVLQNDIGNRFSPTVIVAAITAQIQKAKLPTHIEIDAERYQLERDSVVLLEQLRTIDKSRLTDKLTHLDEQVMESVDHAVAISLGLIKF; from the coding sequence TTGATCGTAAAACGAGGAGATATCTTTTATGCAGATTTATCACCGGTAATCGGGTCTGAACAAGGTGGTACAAGACCCGTACTGGTTCTGCAAAATGATATTGGCAACCGATTTAGTCCTACTGTGATTGTTGCAGCAATTACAGCCCAGATTCAAAAAGCAAAATTGCCCACACATATCGAAATTGATGCGGAACGTTATCAGCTAGAACGTGACTCAGTTGTGCTTCTAGAACAACTTCGCACAATCGATAAATCACGATTAACCGACAAACTCACCCACCTAGATGAACAAGTAATGGAGAGTGTTGACCACGCCGTTGCTATCAGTTTAGGCCTCATCAAGTTTTAA
- the alr gene encoding alanine racemase, whose translation MNSTPYYRPTYLEIDLQAIYKNIAALQSQLAEQTTLIPVVKANAYGHGAARVVQFLEQRGLSLFAVATPDEAVQLRQEGCTSEILVLGISPHHFLPFAEQHNIHLTAHSLDWLLKIPASAKPRLHLKLDTGMGRIGLQSEQEVRQAVTLFSEHPNWDLQGIYTHFATADEAENPHFTRQLERFEQWIQLFPERPRYIHAANSAAAIQHQHAVFNAVRFGISMYGIAPSNWMKDNTPFPFRPAMRLVTEIVQVKQVAKETSIGYGASYTSAEPEWIGTLPVGYADGLLRGLKGLSPIVEEARVPIVGKICMDQTMIKLPKEFKVGTKVVLLGSNGVHTIPAEEWAELLQTIPYEICCQLSTRVPRIYPQSDK comes from the coding sequence ATGAACTCTACACCTTATTATCGTCCCACTTATTTAGAAATTGACTTACAAGCCATCTACAAAAACATTGCAGCTCTTCAGTCACAACTTGCGGAGCAAACAACGCTCATCCCTGTTGTGAAAGCTAATGCTTACGGACATGGAGCAGCTCGCGTAGTCCAGTTTTTAGAGCAGCGCGGGCTCTCTTTATTTGCTGTAGCCACTCCTGATGAAGCGGTCCAGTTACGCCAAGAAGGGTGCACGTCAGAAATTTTGGTGTTAGGGATTTCCCCTCATCATTTTCTGCCGTTTGCTGAGCAACACAATATCCATTTAACTGCCCACTCGCTTGACTGGCTTCTGAAAATCCCTGCATCCGCTAAACCTAGACTGCATCTAAAACTAGACACAGGAATGGGACGAATTGGTTTGCAGTCTGAACAAGAAGTGCGGCAAGCAGTAACCCTTTTTTCAGAACATCCTAACTGGGATCTACAAGGAATCTACACACACTTTGCTACAGCAGATGAAGCTGAAAATCCACATTTTACGCGCCAACTGGAACGTTTTGAACAGTGGATTCAACTCTTTCCTGAAAGACCGCGTTATATTCATGCTGCTAATAGTGCAGCTGCTATTCAACATCAACACGCTGTTTTTAATGCGGTACGATTTGGGATCTCTATGTATGGGATCGCTCCTTCAAATTGGATGAAAGACAATACCCCTTTTCCTTTTCGCCCGGCAATGCGACTAGTAACGGAAATCGTACAGGTGAAGCAGGTAGCGAAGGAAACCTCTATTGGTTATGGGGCTAGCTATACAAGCGCTGAACCGGAATGGATAGGGACTTTACCGGTTGGTTATGCAGATGGCTTGTTACGGGGACTAAAAGGGTTATCGCCCATTGTGGAAGAGGCAAGAGTGCCGATAGTGGGCAAGATTTGCATGGATCAAACGATGATAAAATTGCCGAAAGAGTTTAAAGTAGGCACAAAAGTGGTATTACTAGGTTCAAATGGAGTACATACCATTCCTGCTGAAGAATGGGCGGAGCTTTTACAAACCATTCCTTATGAAATCTGCTGTCAACTTTCTACCCGTGTTCCACGGATTTACCCACAATCTGACAAATAA
- a CDS encoding outer membrane lipoprotein carrier protein LolA: MDALKKWQTFVLVLLICLLAGCGAASEEKVKKQLAEKWAQPEGYEVQAEMHVQSPEGAVSYQIEVWHTKPDYYRVSVTDQDPEKNQLIVRNKEGVFVISPHLQKSYQFKSEWPLKHSQAYLIESLFRDIESDKEAQFTEQDKTYTFVTKTKHSHQQQLPKQTIEIDKKSLLPTRVVIHSEDGQEKMELDFKKIELGKIHTAADYEVDPFEKAKDETASAELDDPQFETAYPLAELPGVELVEEQVMETSRGKRVILHYSGEKSFTLVQEPAAPNELLPVFAPGDPAPIDFQLGAMTDYSMQWEDNGVSYFLASTQLTTDEMIEVAASMSAASQK; this comes from the coding sequence ATGGACGCACTGAAAAAATGGCAGACCTTTGTACTGGTCCTCTTGATTTGTCTATTGGCAGGCTGCGGAGCAGCAAGTGAAGAAAAAGTGAAAAAACAACTGGCAGAAAAATGGGCGCAACCAGAGGGGTATGAAGTGCAGGCAGAAATGCATGTTCAATCCCCTGAAGGGGCAGTAAGTTACCAAATTGAAGTATGGCACACGAAGCCAGATTACTACCGCGTATCGGTGACAGATCAAGATCCGGAAAAAAATCAATTGATTGTGCGCAATAAAGAAGGAGTATTTGTGATATCGCCCCATCTTCAAAAATCCTATCAGTTCAAAAGCGAATGGCCATTGAAGCATAGTCAGGCTTATCTGATCGAATCCCTGTTCCGTGACATTGAAAGTGACAAAGAAGCACAGTTTACGGAACAAGATAAGACTTATACATTTGTGACCAAGACAAAACATTCCCATCAACAACAACTTCCGAAGCAGACGATTGAAATCGACAAAAAATCACTATTGCCAACGCGAGTGGTTATCCACTCAGAAGATGGGCAAGAGAAGATGGAATTGGATTTTAAGAAGATAGAGTTAGGGAAAATTCATACAGCTGCTGATTATGAAGTGGATCCTTTTGAAAAAGCAAAAGATGAAACGGCTAGTGCGGAGCTAGACGACCCGCAATTTGAAACCGCCTATCCGCTTGCCGAGCTTCCAGGAGTTGAACTTGTTGAAGAGCAAGTGATGGAGACATCTCGAGGAAAACGAGTCATTTTACATTACAGTGGAGAAAAATCATTCACTCTTGTGCAAGAGCCTGCGGCACCAAACGAATTGCTTCCTGTATTTGCACCAGGGGATCCAGCGCCTATAGATTTTCAATTAGGAGCCATGACAGACTATTCTATGCAATGGGAAGACAATGGCGTATCCTATTTCCTTGCTTCTACTCAGCTTACAACGGATGAAATGATTGAAGTTGCAGCTTCCATGAGTGCGGCCTCTCAAAAATAG
- the acpS gene encoding holo-ACP synthase: MISGIGLDIIELSRIERLVQRSPKFYKRILTPNEQLYYEQAIPSRQLEFLAARFAAKEAFAKAKGTGIGAHCSFQDIEVSKAPSGAPSLLFQNVAVQGFISITHTRDYAAAQVILLS; this comes from the coding sequence ATGATTAGTGGAATTGGTCTTGATATCATTGAACTTAGCCGAATCGAACGTTTGGTTCAGCGATCCCCTAAATTTTATAAACGTATTTTAACGCCCAATGAACAGCTTTACTACGAACAAGCGATCCCCAGTAGACAGCTAGAATTTTTAGCTGCCCGCTTTGCTGCCAAGGAAGCATTCGCAAAAGCCAAAGGGACAGGTATTGGAGCGCACTGTAGTTTTCAAGATATTGAAGTAAGTAAAGCACCTAGTGGAGCACCGTCACTACTGTTCCAAAACGTTGCAGTGCAAGGGTTTATCTCCATTACTCATACAAGAGACTATGCGGCTGCCCAAGTGATTCTCCTGTCATAG
- a CDS encoding rhomboid family intramembrane serine protease, whose product MFIRHENFQQYRTYYPVVFTLLVVTIAVHIIANLPVIGNLIYSIGIGHNGSIAAGEYWRLLTPIFLHGGFMHLLFNMFSLFLFGPELERIAGRARFLTIYFLAGIAGNVASYVFEDASYMHLGASGAIYGIFGAFAALVYYTRNALPQLKQIILPIILIGVVMTFVTPNINITAHLGGLVVGFLLGFYYFHPSRIANWKKAKPRTALR is encoded by the coding sequence ATGTTTATTAGACACGAAAACTTTCAACAATACCGGACGTATTACCCTGTCGTGTTTACGCTGCTGGTTGTGACCATTGCTGTTCATATTATAGCAAACCTCCCTGTCATCGGAAATTTGATTTACTCGATCGGGATCGGCCATAACGGCTCCATTGCAGCTGGAGAGTATTGGCGCCTGTTGACTCCAATCTTTCTTCACGGCGGTTTTATGCACTTGCTGTTTAACATGTTTTCATTATTTCTTTTTGGACCAGAGCTTGAACGAATCGCAGGCCGTGCTCGTTTTCTGACGATTTATTTCCTTGCAGGAATCGCAGGAAATGTGGCTTCTTACGTCTTTGAAGATGCGAGTTACATGCACTTAGGAGCCAGTGGGGCAATTTACGGGATTTTTGGTGCGTTTGCGGCTTTAGTGTATTATACACGCAACGCTCTCCCACAATTAAAACAAATTATCTTGCCAATTATTCTTATTGGAGTAGTTATGACGTTTGTGACACCTAATATTAATATTACTGCTCACTTAGGTGGCCTAGTGGTAGGTTTCTTACTAGGTTTTTATTACTTCCACCCGTCTCGTATTGCCAATTGGAAAAAAGCAAAACCGCGTACCGCACTGCGTTAA